One genomic segment of Pandoraea sputorum includes these proteins:
- a CDS encoding carboxymuconolactone decarboxylase family protein: MSTLRLSYFTLSNDAYQGFVATKKALEKSSLGKPLIELVYLRVSQINGCAFCLEMHSKALRAGGMADAKIDSVGGWRVSSQFSDRERAALAWADSVGAIDRTNAPDEDFNPLREHFTDAEIADLTFAIALMSAFNRLAIGMRQ; encoded by the coding sequence ATGAGTACGCTTCGCCTGTCCTATTTCACGCTGTCGAACGATGCCTATCAAGGGTTCGTCGCCACGAAAAAGGCGTTGGAGAAAAGCAGTCTCGGCAAACCGCTGATCGAGCTGGTTTATCTGCGCGTGTCGCAGATCAATGGATGTGCCTTCTGCCTGGAGATGCACAGCAAGGCGCTGCGCGCCGGTGGCATGGCCGATGCCAAAATCGACAGCGTCGGCGGCTGGCGGGTGAGCTCGCAGTTCAGCGACCGTGAGCGTGCCGCCCTCGCCTGGGCCGACTCTGTCGGCGCCATCGATCGCACCAACGCCCCGGACGAAGACTTCAACCCGCTGCGCGAACACTTCACCGACGCCGAAATCGCCGACCTGACGTTCGCCATCGCATTGATGAGCGCGTTCAACCGTCTGGCGATCGGGATGCGTCAGTAA
- the pdxR gene encoding MocR-like pyridoxine biosynthesis transcription factor PdxR — protein sequence MDFPLLSPHLKPGPGDDAPLYLQLYRRYRDAIASGKLRAGDRVPSVRSLASELNLARGTVELAYQMLTSEGYFSPRGAAGTFVSPRLEHLSETAAPVVTPATPVPPPRDALAAVGAPRPFQLGLPALDAFPRKTWVRLAGRSLRVMDLASMAYPDPAGYAPLRHAIATYLGISRGIACSAQQVFVTAGYRAALDLVCRTLIEPGAQGWFEEPGYPYARHFLTSVGMRLAAIPVDEEGLNVEEGVRRAPKARFAVVTPTHQSPTGATMSLPRRLALLEWASEQQSWIVEDDYDSEFRYHGRPLPALKSLDHDGRVLYTGTFSKVLFPGLRLAYLVVPDVHIERFTQAANQLGGPGSVHVQTTVADFMEQGHFARHLRKMRALYAERRGYLVDALADVFGEDLYVQPQAGGIQTLAYLRHALAERDDETISLAAHAQGLAVHGLRHWYGNTPSRSALLLGFTNIPDSATARALSLRLRASIAG from the coding sequence ATGGATTTTCCGCTTTTAAGTCCGCACCTGAAGCCCGGCCCGGGTGACGACGCACCGCTCTACCTCCAGCTGTATCGCCGCTATCGCGACGCCATCGCCTCCGGCAAACTCCGGGCGGGCGACCGCGTGCCGTCCGTGCGTAGCCTTGCCAGCGAACTCAATCTCGCCCGTGGCACAGTCGAGCTGGCCTATCAGATGCTCACCAGCGAAGGCTATTTCTCACCGCGCGGCGCGGCCGGGACGTTCGTGTCGCCACGACTCGAACACCTTAGCGAGACGGCCGCGCCGGTCGTCACTCCGGCAACTCCCGTGCCCCCGCCGCGTGATGCGCTCGCGGCCGTCGGTGCGCCGCGTCCGTTCCAACTGGGCCTTCCCGCATTGGATGCATTCCCCCGCAAGACGTGGGTGCGTCTGGCCGGACGAAGTCTGCGCGTCATGGACCTCGCATCGATGGCCTATCCCGATCCCGCCGGGTACGCGCCGTTGCGCCATGCCATTGCCACCTATCTCGGAATCTCTCGCGGCATCGCATGCTCCGCGCAGCAGGTTTTCGTCACGGCGGGCTATCGTGCCGCCCTCGATCTCGTGTGCCGGACGTTGATCGAGCCCGGCGCGCAAGGCTGGTTCGAAGAACCGGGATACCCTTACGCACGGCACTTTCTGACGAGCGTCGGTATGCGCCTCGCAGCGATCCCGGTCGACGAAGAGGGGCTTAACGTGGAAGAGGGCGTGCGCCGCGCTCCGAAAGCTCGCTTCGCCGTCGTGACCCCGACCCATCAGAGTCCCACCGGGGCGACGATGTCCTTACCCCGGCGGCTCGCACTGCTCGAATGGGCAAGCGAGCAGCAGTCGTGGATTGTGGAAGACGACTACGACAGCGAGTTTCGCTATCACGGGCGTCCATTGCCCGCGCTCAAGAGTCTCGATCACGACGGCCGGGTGCTGTACACCGGCACGTTCAGCAAAGTGCTGTTCCCCGGACTTCGGCTTGCGTACCTTGTGGTGCCCGACGTCCATATCGAGCGTTTTACGCAGGCCGCCAATCAACTGGGCGGACCGGGCTCGGTCCACGTGCAGACGACGGTAGCGGACTTCATGGAGCAGGGGCATTTCGCACGGCACCTGCGCAAAATGCGGGCGTTGTACGCCGAACGGCGCGGCTATCTCGTCGATGCGCTGGCCGACGTCTTTGGCGAAGACCTGTACGTGCAGCCACAGGCTGGCGGCATTCAGACGCTGGCGTATCTGCGCCACGCTCTCGCCGAACGGGACGACGAAACCATCTCGCTTGCCGCCCACGCGCAAGGCCTGGCGGTGCACGGGCTGCGCCACTGGTACGGCAACACGCCATCTCGGTCTGCGTTGCTCCTCGGCTTCACCAACATCCCGGATAGCGCGACGGCACGGGCGCTGAGCCTGCGATTGCGCGCGTCGATAGCGGGCTGA
- the epsC gene encoding serine O-acetyltransferase EpsC, producing MAAFDIDDIVSSLHSARLRWRDGQRRLLEPGGRDLPSRERLADIVVQLKGALFPMRLGPLDLHQQGENYYVGHTLTSALNGLAEQARLEWRYKARHDAAITATLIEERAHSAIQQFAGKLPEIRDLLDQDVLAAYQGDPAAGSVDEVLICYPGIHAMIHHRIAHELYRLELPLLARIIAEQAHSETGIDIHPGARIGAGFFIDHGTGVVIGETAILGQRVRVYQAVTLGAKRFPADDDGNPRKGLARHPIVEDNVVIYAGATILGRVTIGEGSVIGGNVWLTQDVPPFSNITQARSRTEAGSPPVSGCDNDRS from the coding sequence GTGGCAGCGTTCGACATCGACGATATCGTTTCTTCATTGCATTCTGCCCGCCTGCGCTGGCGCGACGGGCAGCGACGCCTGCTCGAACCCGGTGGTCGCGATCTGCCGTCGCGCGAGCGTCTCGCAGACATCGTCGTGCAACTCAAGGGCGCGCTGTTCCCCATGCGTCTCGGCCCGCTCGACCTGCACCAGCAAGGCGAAAACTACTACGTCGGTCATACGCTGACGAGCGCACTGAACGGTCTGGCCGAGCAAGCACGCCTTGAATGGCGCTACAAGGCGCGTCACGACGCCGCCATCACGGCAACGCTCATCGAAGAGCGTGCGCATTCCGCCATTCAACAATTCGCAGGCAAGTTGCCTGAGATTCGCGATTTGCTCGATCAGGATGTGCTCGCCGCCTATCAGGGCGATCCGGCGGCGGGCAGCGTCGACGAAGTGTTGATCTGCTATCCGGGCATCCACGCGATGATTCATCACCGCATCGCCCACGAGCTGTACCGGCTCGAACTGCCGCTGCTCGCCCGCATCATCGCCGAGCAGGCACACTCCGAAACCGGGATCGATATCCATCCGGGCGCGCGCATCGGTGCGGGCTTTTTCATCGATCACGGGACTGGTGTCGTTATTGGCGAGACGGCCATTCTCGGCCAGCGTGTGCGCGTGTATCAGGCGGTCACGCTGGGGGCCAAACGCTTCCCGGCCGACGACGACGGCAACCCGCGCAAAGGCCTTGCGCGTCACCCGATCGTCGAGGACAACGTCGTCATCTATGCCGGTGCGACGATTCTGGGTCGCGTCACCATCGGCGAAGGCTCCGTCATTGGCGGCAATGTGTGGCTCACGCAAGACGTGCCACCGTTTAGCAACATCACGCAGGCACGCTCGCGCACCGAAGCTGGCTCACCGCCTGTCTCCGGCTGCGATAACGATCGTTCCTGA
- a CDS encoding MerR family transcriptional regulator, with protein MKDSVVSLNASEAARRLGVSNKALRLYEQHGLLSPKRSSAGYRTYDSAEMARASEVVALRALGLSLAQVASVLKGNAQTLSTALEAHEHSLDAEIRERLRRLETVRSLRAELASGRMPNRGELPGLVEEAAPSVAFELPWPWGGEWFEMRDIRALNYIIGSLGSGKTRLAMRLAQALPNGAFLGLDRLDPPRVVASGKASIDNALQRRVDQALIWLVDDGAEPSDALTILVTALEADRAGALVVDMIEQDLAQPTQEALIRYLRMRARTRAHPLFMMTRSSSILDLSAVGSDEAVVLCPANHSPPVRVAPYAGSPGFEAVTTCLASPEVRARIAAPPAPV; from the coding sequence ATGAAGGATTCTGTGGTGAGTCTGAATGCGTCCGAAGCGGCGCGGCGGCTTGGCGTCTCGAATAAGGCGCTTCGGTTGTACGAGCAGCACGGCCTGCTGTCGCCGAAACGATCCTCGGCCGGTTATCGCACGTATGACAGTGCCGAGATGGCGCGCGCGTCCGAAGTCGTCGCGCTTCGGGCATTGGGCCTGAGCCTCGCGCAGGTCGCGAGTGTCTTGAAGGGCAATGCCCAAACGTTGTCGACAGCCCTTGAGGCGCACGAACACTCACTCGATGCAGAGATCCGAGAGCGACTGCGTCGACTGGAGACGGTGCGAAGCCTTCGTGCCGAACTCGCAAGCGGCAGAATGCCCAATCGCGGCGAATTGCCAGGCCTTGTTGAAGAAGCGGCACCGAGTGTCGCCTTCGAACTCCCCTGGCCTTGGGGCGGCGAGTGGTTCGAAATGCGCGACATTCGTGCGCTGAACTACATCATCGGCTCGCTGGGTAGCGGGAAGACACGACTGGCGATGCGTCTGGCGCAAGCCCTGCCGAACGGCGCGTTTCTTGGACTGGACCGATTGGACCCGCCGCGCGTGGTGGCCTCTGGCAAGGCTTCGATCGACAATGCGCTGCAACGACGTGTCGATCAGGCGCTGATCTGGCTAGTGGACGATGGCGCAGAACCCTCCGATGCATTGACGATTCTGGTGACGGCGTTGGAAGCCGATCGTGCCGGTGCGCTGGTCGTCGACATGATCGAGCAGGATCTGGCACAGCCGACGCAAGAGGCGCTGATTCGCTATCTGCGCATGCGGGCGCGCACGCGTGCACACCCGCTTTTCATGATGACGCGCTCGTCGTCGATTCTCGACCTGAGCGCTGTGGGCAGTGACGAAGCCGTCGTCCTTTGCCCGGCGAATCATAGCCCGCCGGTGCGCGTCGCGCCGTATGCAGGCTCGCCGGGCTTCGAAGCGGTGACGACGTGCCTCGCGTCGCCGGAGGTGCGTGCGCGCATCGCTGCGCCGCCGGCACCGGTCTGA
- a CDS encoding penicillin acylase family protein, whose protein sequence is MTLNFCSPVSVSATPTGIRHQAASPGRSRVSLVCASVSAALVSLALVAPSVASAAPGATGAKGAPAATAVDKVPGRTDVTIKRDEFGVPHIYASTTYALFYGYGYAIAQDRLFQMEMARRSTQGTVAEVLGEKFVDFDKSIRGNYWPASIRRQLADLPQRERDILDGYAAGMNAWIAQIRAKPDQRMPRQFNDFGFQPTNWDAFDVAMVFVGTMANRFSDATSEIDNLALVTALKDKYGAQKGMALFNELKWIVNPDAPSTVPASDGVYPVKVGPATGAAMQPLARYDGPAPMFARLARGNDGGLLHEDTETNAATMLAQFAESGQPGLAGFPTTSNMWIVGKGKARDARAIMLNGPQFGWFAPAYTYGIGLHGAGFDLVGNTPFGYPCILFGHNGKVSWGSTAGFGDDIDIYAEKLDPANPNRYFHNGQWHDMEKRVDIIKVKGGAPVVQEVYRTVHGIVMQRDAKQPIAYAKARAWDGLEVQSLLAWTHQAQAQDWKSWTAQAARHALTINWYYADVSGNIGYVHTGAYPARQPGHDPRLPVPGTGEWDWKGLLPFSTNPKVYNPKQGWIANWNNSPQKGYPASDLFAFLWGGADRVVEIDKRIEAHDKLGVDEMWQILKDTSAVDVNRRHFLPFIERATANLPASDARRQLAMQLTAWNGLSRDEKHTGHYDTAGPAVMDAWLSAMLKRTLGQVVPAPYDKWFLASGYAAPQDGPTGSLNIGNGSKVLYEALRGDKASVPQTFDIFDGKRQDDVILAALDDTIASLKTKLGPDMATWRAPTVPLTFRANNFFGVPQANANEAVRTPVYMNRGTENDLIVFGPKDSAAKVEAFDVVAPGQSGFIAPDGTRSPHYADQVEMYTSFGRKPLWHDTADVNRAAKSVERLRIERVSDSE, encoded by the coding sequence ATGACTTTGAATTTCTGCTCGCCTGTTTCAGTGAGTGCAACGCCCACTGGCATTCGACATCAAGCTGCGAGTCCCGGCCGTAGTCGGGTTTCGCTGGTGTGTGCAAGCGTATCGGCGGCGCTGGTGAGTCTGGCGCTGGTCGCCCCGAGCGTTGCGAGTGCCGCGCCGGGCGCAACAGGAGCAAAAGGAGCACCGGCGGCCACCGCCGTCGACAAAGTCCCGGGGCGTACCGACGTCACCATCAAGCGCGACGAATTCGGTGTGCCGCATATCTACGCATCGACGACATACGCGCTGTTCTACGGCTACGGCTACGCCATTGCGCAGGATCGTCTGTTCCAGATGGAGATGGCGCGACGCAGCACGCAGGGCACCGTGGCGGAAGTGCTGGGCGAGAAATTCGTGGACTTCGACAAGTCGATTCGCGGCAACTACTGGCCCGCATCGATCCGTCGCCAACTGGCCGATCTGCCGCAGCGCGAGCGGGATATTCTCGACGGCTATGCCGCTGGCATGAACGCGTGGATCGCGCAGATCCGCGCGAAGCCGGACCAGCGCATGCCCAGGCAATTCAACGACTTCGGTTTCCAGCCGACGAACTGGGACGCGTTCGACGTCGCCATGGTCTTCGTGGGGACGATGGCGAATCGCTTCTCCGATGCGACGAGCGAGATCGACAACCTTGCGTTGGTCACCGCACTCAAGGACAAGTACGGTGCGCAGAAGGGTATGGCGTTGTTCAACGAGCTGAAGTGGATCGTCAATCCGGATGCGCCGTCGACGGTACCCGCGTCGGACGGCGTCTATCCGGTGAAGGTCGGCCCGGCGACCGGCGCGGCCATGCAACCCCTCGCACGCTACGACGGACCGGCGCCGATGTTCGCGCGACTGGCACGCGGCAACGACGGCGGGCTTCTGCATGAGGACACAGAAACCAATGCCGCGACGATGCTCGCGCAATTTGCCGAGTCGGGCCAGCCGGGTCTCGCCGGTTTCCCCACGACGAGCAATATGTGGATCGTCGGCAAGGGCAAAGCACGCGACGCTCGCGCAATCATGCTCAACGGCCCGCAGTTCGGCTGGTTTGCACCGGCCTACACCTATGGCATCGGCCTGCATGGCGCGGGCTTCGATCTCGTCGGCAATACGCCGTTCGGCTACCCCTGCATTCTGTTCGGTCATAACGGCAAGGTGTCCTGGGGCTCGACGGCGGGCTTCGGCGACGACATCGACATCTATGCGGAGAAGCTCGACCCGGCCAATCCGAACCGCTACTTCCACAACGGTCAGTGGCACGACATGGAAAAGCGCGTCGATATCATCAAGGTGAAGGGCGGGGCGCCGGTCGTGCAGGAGGTGTATCGGACCGTGCATGGCATCGTGATGCAACGCGACGCTAAGCAGCCGATTGCCTACGCCAAGGCGCGCGCGTGGGATGGCCTCGAAGTGCAGTCGCTGCTCGCGTGGACGCATCAGGCGCAGGCGCAGGACTGGAAGTCGTGGACGGCGCAGGCCGCGCGTCACGCGTTGACCATTAACTGGTACTACGCCGACGTGTCCGGCAATATCGGCTACGTCCACACGGGCGCTTATCCGGCGCGTCAGCCTGGCCATGATCCGCGTCTGCCGGTGCCGGGTACCGGCGAGTGGGACTGGAAGGGACTGCTGCCGTTTTCCACCAACCCGAAGGTCTACAACCCGAAGCAGGGCTGGATCGCCAACTGGAACAATTCGCCACAGAAGGGGTACCCGGCGAGCGATTTGTTTGCGTTCCTGTGGGGCGGCGCGGACCGCGTGGTCGAGATCGACAAACGGATCGAAGCGCACGACAAGCTCGGTGTCGACGAGATGTGGCAGATCCTCAAGGATACGAGTGCGGTGGACGTCAATCGTCGTCACTTCCTGCCGTTCATCGAACGCGCGACGGCGAACCTCCCGGCCAGCGACGCACGCCGTCAACTCGCTATGCAACTGACCGCATGGAATGGCCTGAGTCGTGATGAGAAGCACACGGGGCATTACGACACAGCAGGTCCGGCCGTCATGGACGCGTGGCTGAGCGCCATGCTCAAGCGTACGCTCGGTCAGGTCGTTCCCGCGCCGTACGACAAGTGGTTCCTGGCAAGCGGTTACGCCGCCCCGCAGGACGGCCCGACGGGGTCGCTCAATATCGGCAACGGCAGCAAGGTGTTGTACGAGGCGCTGCGCGGTGACAAGGCAAGCGTGCCGCAAACGTTCGATATCTTCGACGGCAAGCGTCAGGACGACGTCATTCTGGCGGCGCTGGACGACACCATCGCGTCGCTCAAGACGAAGCTTGGCCCCGACATGGCCACGTGGCGCGCGCCCACCGTGCCGCTGACGTTCCGCGCCAACAACTTCTTCGGCGTGCCGCAGGCCAACGCGAACGAAGCGGTGCGCACGCCCGTCTACATGAACCGGGGCACGGAGAACGATCTGATCGTGTTCGGACCGAAGGATAGCGCCGCGAAGGTCGAAGCGTTCGACGTCGTCGCACCGGGACAGAGCGGCTTCATCGCGCCGGACGGCACTCGCTCGCCGCACTATGCGGATCAGGTGGAGATGTACACGTCGTTCGGCCGGAAGCCCCTGTGGCACGACACGGCGGACGTGAACCGGGCGGCAAAGTCGGTGGAGCGACTGCGTATCGAGCGGGTGTCAGACAGTGAATAA
- the chrA gene encoding chromate efflux transporter, producing the protein MPEPSSSDLTPPSTTATGPRAALDVLRAFLVLGLTSFGGPVAHIGYFRREFVTRRRWLDDASFVDLVGLCQFLPGPASSQVGFSIGLLRAGWLGGLAAWCGFTLPSVCLLLLFSVLAPHLGGTVGDGVLHGLKLVAVAVVAQAVWDMARRLCADVRRAGIALAAIAVLALTTTVFAQLIVIVFGAALGYGLLRTSNATPASPDVPTLRFHISHTASVASLVLFAALLVGLPLVHQWTNGRAIAIFDGFYRSGALVFGGGHVVLPLLQAQTVTTGWVSANDFLAGYGAAQAVPGPLFTFASYLGWMAGAPSHSWLGATLATLGVFLPGLLLVIAALPHWQTLRTRPSTAAMLAGINAAVVGILASALYSPVWTSAVHSAADVALAIVAFVLLVRWKTPPLAVVALCVIAGATGLA; encoded by the coding sequence GTGCCCGAACCGTCTTCGTCCGACCTCACACCGCCTTCGACCACGGCCACCGGACCGCGTGCTGCACTCGACGTACTCCGCGCGTTCCTCGTGCTTGGGCTGACCAGCTTCGGCGGTCCCGTCGCACACATCGGTTACTTTCGCCGCGAATTCGTCACGCGACGCCGGTGGCTTGACGACGCAAGCTTCGTCGATCTGGTCGGCTTGTGTCAGTTCCTGCCCGGTCCAGCGAGCAGTCAGGTCGGCTTTTCCATCGGGTTGCTGCGCGCCGGATGGCTCGGCGGTCTTGCGGCATGGTGCGGTTTTACGCTGCCGTCGGTGTGCCTGTTGCTCTTGTTCTCCGTACTCGCGCCACATCTCGGTGGCACGGTCGGCGACGGCGTTCTGCACGGTCTGAAGCTGGTAGCGGTGGCTGTCGTGGCGCAAGCCGTCTGGGACATGGCACGACGGCTATGCGCCGACGTACGGCGAGCGGGTATCGCGCTGGCGGCGATTGCGGTCCTTGCACTGACGACGACGGTCTTCGCGCAGCTCATCGTGATCGTTTTCGGCGCGGCGCTCGGCTACGGGCTGCTTCGCACATCGAACGCCACCCCGGCATCTCCCGACGTACCGACACTGCGATTCCACATTTCTCACACGGCGAGCGTGGCGTCTCTCGTGCTCTTCGCCGCACTGCTGGTTGGCCTGCCACTCGTGCATCAGTGGACGAACGGCCGGGCCATCGCCATCTTTGACGGCTTCTACCGCTCGGGCGCGCTGGTCTTCGGCGGCGGCCACGTCGTGTTACCGCTGCTTCAGGCGCAGACAGTCACGACAGGATGGGTGTCGGCGAACGACTTTCTCGCTGGCTACGGCGCGGCGCAGGCCGTGCCCGGCCCGTTGTTTACTTTCGCGTCGTATCTCGGGTGGATGGCGGGCGCACCGTCCCATTCGTGGCTAGGCGCGACACTCGCCACGCTCGGCGTATTCCTTCCGGGACTGCTGCTGGTGATCGCAGCGCTCCCGCATTGGCAGACGCTTCGGACTCGTCCGTCAACAGCAGCCATGCTCGCGGGCATCAATGCCGCGGTCGTGGGGATTCTGGCATCGGCATTGTATTCGCCGGTGTGGACCAGCGCCGTTCACAGCGCTGCCGATGTCGCGCTCGCCATCGTTGCCTTCGTGCTACTGGTCCGGTGGAAAACCCCGCCGCTGGCGGTCGTCGCGTTGTGCGTGATCGCCGGTGCGACGGGGTTGGCCTGA
- a CDS encoding deaminase domain-containing protein, with amino-acid sequence MTLRVTHKGTKGWPPPSIYFAPSGITLNLRDEQGRWRPFALTLAAQAPALVVPLPTCRGQSPADAECIKRTLGPLFWGDRWASIAEKIDDTDTVRFVSMRAGATVSPGWPSPDTPVLESPDMEEVAEILLETLIRGEPSNERLGSRLRRSAMNDVGGARTLATRLRASGLECLAAVIGAGTFDNDAMALLRHLWPSGPVQVSDVVALPQPPAPATFPHESFSGPLGRGVQWVLPPNVYVEYRPDLTQNGVKVFDVDGTLYGATVARTRKHASDLRPLDQMRNELGPLALCRISRGVGIDVDGMCLECHTEPDGEVSVTEQGATITQHQVLEASPLARLRVAVYSQPFESEDGRRQFFAFGRLGEFDAQGVPRVTSNSPLVPGEVYARELEGELGYFEQATTAGPMGGRRVRLTLGNMHVAAPFGTYRDRHEVLHGVVQLSREVYYRFALPGGNVGEAGGIPRRVRLQYRHAGNRDIREYWIAQHHRAAAENASVLPTISYGEARTLLQLYLRMWEQAPSPSEVWHGLEDIALSVAEAREAVGQLTHAIEWHVASARGANNGDGGDADEVDGPRVRSAPEVDPALLPMFNRLWSHWQRYPGQADAFIGAVARDFVSRPTPLAVWSQLPFTGDVQTTRDVLALFEEVFPGMPDLQSVVSGKARAARDVDNRMRHVSTNANIALAEVTLADGTRTIYYCLSGLQRRVLPTNAPTVRFVDAGRAYLERENNVITQQGEDPLARAQAHPTEPPELRFVVADANLPTYHAASGTAKSRTLDTERLILAQIYADHPAGENVVRSIVMCSRMPFCDSCAVNLAMVPYHYPDAALRFYYVASGPLTRTPSENALALTQAPVTGLPRDRAVAHAPDSHVHSTL; translated from the coding sequence ATGACGCTACGTGTTACCCACAAAGGAACGAAGGGCTGGCCGCCGCCCAGCATCTACTTCGCGCCGTCCGGTATCACGCTTAACCTACGCGACGAACAGGGTCGCTGGCGACCGTTCGCACTCACGCTCGCCGCTCAGGCGCCCGCACTCGTCGTGCCGCTGCCGACTTGCCGGGGGCAGAGTCCGGCCGACGCGGAATGTATCAAGCGAACACTGGGACCGTTGTTCTGGGGGGATCGTTGGGCATCGATTGCCGAGAAGATCGACGACACCGACACGGTACGGTTCGTATCGATGCGTGCCGGTGCGACGGTGTCGCCGGGATGGCCGTCGCCCGACACACCTGTGCTTGAATCGCCCGATATGGAGGAGGTCGCCGAAATCCTTCTGGAGACGCTGATTCGCGGCGAACCGTCGAATGAAAGGCTCGGGTCGCGTCTCCGGCGAAGTGCGATGAACGACGTTGGCGGGGCGCGGACACTGGCGACGCGATTGCGCGCCTCCGGTCTCGAGTGCCTCGCTGCCGTGATCGGTGCAGGCACGTTCGACAACGATGCCATGGCTTTGCTGCGGCACCTCTGGCCTTCGGGGCCCGTACAGGTTTCCGATGTTGTCGCTTTGCCGCAGCCTCCCGCGCCGGCGACGTTCCCGCACGAGTCGTTCAGCGGCCCGCTCGGACGCGGCGTGCAGTGGGTCTTGCCCCCGAACGTGTACGTCGAGTATCGGCCCGACCTCACGCAAAACGGGGTGAAGGTCTTCGACGTCGACGGCACGCTATATGGCGCAACCGTCGCCCGCACGCGCAAGCACGCTTCCGACCTGCGTCCGTTAGACCAGATGCGCAACGAACTCGGACCGCTCGCGTTGTGCCGCATTTCGCGCGGCGTCGGCATCGATGTCGACGGTATGTGTCTGGAGTGCCACACTGAACCGGACGGCGAGGTGTCCGTCACCGAGCAGGGGGCAACGATCACACAGCATCAGGTGCTGGAGGCTTCTCCGCTGGCACGTCTGCGCGTCGCGGTGTATTCGCAGCCGTTCGAATCCGAGGACGGACGTCGGCAGTTCTTCGCTTTCGGACGTCTGGGTGAATTCGACGCGCAGGGCGTGCCACGGGTGACGTCGAACTCTCCACTGGTACCAGGTGAAGTCTACGCACGAGAGCTGGAGGGCGAACTCGGCTACTTTGAGCAGGCCACGACGGCAGGCCCCATGGGGGGACGCCGCGTTCGTCTCACGCTCGGGAACATGCATGTCGCTGCGCCCTTCGGCACGTATCGCGACCGTCACGAGGTGTTGCACGGCGTGGTGCAGTTGTCGCGCGAGGTCTACTACCGGTTCGCGTTGCCCGGCGGGAATGTGGGAGAGGCGGGCGGGATACCCCGGCGCGTGCGTTTGCAGTATCGCCACGCGGGGAACCGCGATATCCGTGAGTACTGGATCGCACAGCATCATCGTGCGGCGGCGGAGAACGCCAGTGTTCTGCCAACGATCTCGTACGGGGAGGCGCGCACGTTACTGCAACTGTATCTGCGCATGTGGGAGCAGGCGCCATCGCCGTCCGAGGTGTGGCACGGCCTGGAGGACATTGCGCTGTCCGTCGCCGAGGCCCGCGAAGCGGTCGGGCAGCTCACGCACGCCATCGAGTGGCATGTGGCGTCAGCGCGAGGTGCGAATAATGGCGACGGTGGAGACGCTGATGAAGTGGACGGTCCGCGCGTGCGCTCAGCGCCCGAGGTCGATCCGGCGTTGCTTCCGATGTTCAACCGGCTCTGGTCGCATTGGCAGCGTTATCCCGGTCAGGCGGACGCTTTCATCGGTGCAGTGGCGCGCGACTTCGTATCGCGCCCGACACCACTGGCGGTATGGTCGCAACTGCCGTTCACCGGCGACGTGCAAACGACGCGCGATGTACTCGCACTATTCGAGGAAGTCTTCCCCGGTATGCCAGATCTTCAATCGGTGGTGTCGGGCAAGGCTCGGGCTGCTCGTGACGTCGACAACCGAATGCGTCACGTGTCGACGAACGCCAATATCGCGCTCGCCGAAGTCACACTCGCAGACGGCACGCGAACGATCTACTATTGCCTCTCCGGACTCCAGCGGCGTGTGCTGCCGACGAACGCTCCGACGGTGCGATTCGTCGATGCCGGGCGCGCTTATCTCGAACGAGAGAACAACGTCATCACACAGCAAGGCGAGGACCCGCTAGCACGAGCGCAGGCGCACCCGACCGAGCCACCCGAGTTGCGGTTTGTCGTCGCCGACGCCAACCTGCCGACGTATCACGCAGCGTCAGGCACGGCCAAGTCGCGCACGCTCGACACCGAGCGCCTGATTCTGGCTCAGATCTATGCGGACCATCCGGCTGGCGAGAACGTCGTGCGCTCGATCGTGATGTGCTCGCGTATGCCATTCTGCGACTCCTGCGCGGTCAACCTGGCGATGGTGCCCTACCACTATCCCGATGCGGCGCTGCGCTTCTACTACGTCGCATCCGGGCCGCTTACCCGCACACCGTCAGAGAACGCACTAGCCCTCACGCAGGCCCCGGTGACCGGGTTGCCGCGGGACCGGGCAGTTGCTCACGCGCCCGACAGTCACGTGCATTCGACCCTCTAA